One Artemia franciscana chromosome 15, ASM3288406v1, whole genome shotgun sequence genomic window carries:
- the LOC136036344 gene encoding uncharacterized protein LOC136036344 — MKSNVGLIFCAIVLSSVLTDAIPLRRSKRVSDQRLAELETLLALAKLRGRYVTLPVGLGMINPAKIGKRKRSVSRIPVDTEAVDERHISIDKSLSEESSESEEIRRDTRSLIILSTLLKKRRLYNE, encoded by the exons ATGAAATCAAATGTTGGACTAATATTTTGTGCTATCGTTCTCTCTTCAGTGCTGACGGATGCTATTCCACTTAGAAG GTCGAAGAGAGTGTCAGATCAAAGATTGGCAGAACTTGAAACACTGTTAGCTCTTGCTAAGCTGCGGGGTCGATATGTCACCTTGCCTGTTGGTCTAGGAATGATCAATCCTGCCAAGAT AGGAAAACGAAAGCGTTCAGTAAGCAGAATACCCGTCGATACAGAAGCAGTTGACGAAAGACATATATCAATTGATAAATCACTCTCCGAAGAAAGTTCTGAATCGGAGGAAATCAGGCGGGACACAAGAAGTTTAATCATATTATCAACGTTACTGAAAAAGAGACGGTTATACAATGAATAG